One genomic window of Acomys russatus chromosome 29, mAcoRus1.1, whole genome shotgun sequence includes the following:
- the LOC127211897 gene encoding olfactory receptor 2A2-like → MQGPNQTFVAEFILLGFSLSPGTTPLLLSAFLVIYLLIILGNGLIFILICLDSHLHTPMYFFIGILSMLDLGYTTTTVPQMLAHLASQKKTISYSRCVAQMYIFLVLGVTESWLFAIMSIDRYVAICHPLRYKVIMSPCLCGVMAIFCGLCGITSALVYTIFAMRLPYCGPNKINHFFCEVPAVLKLACADTSVNDQVDFILGFSVILIPLSLILVIYVNIFSSILKIRSAQGQLKAFSTCASHITVVTMFCVPAMVMYMKPGSKASPEEDKKLALFYNVISAFLNPVIYSLRNKDVKRAFLKVTGWGRPPE, encoded by the coding sequence ATGCAAGGTCCAAACCAAACCTTTGTGGCAGAATTCATCCTTCTGGGCTTTTCCCTGAGCCCCGGCACCACACCTCTGCTCTTGTCAGCCTTTCTGGTGATTTACCTGTTGATCATTCTGGGCAATGGCTTGATCTTCATCCTCATCTGCTTGGACTCACATCTCCATACCCCCATGTATTTCTTCATCGGCATTCTTTCCATGTTGGACTTGGGCTATACCACCACCACTGTGCCCCAGATGTTGGCACACCTGGCCAGCCAGAAGAAGACAATCTCTTATTCCAGATGTGTGGCtcaaatgtacattttcttagTGCTAGGTGTCACAGAGTCTTGGCTCTTTGCCATCATGTCCATAGACAGGTATGTAGCCATCTGCCACCCACTTAGGTACAAGGTTATCATGAGCCCATGTCTATGTGGGGTAATGGCCATTTTCTGTGGACTCTGTGGCATCACCTCTGCTCTTGTCTATACCATCTTTGCCATGCGCCTCCCCTACTGTGGCCCCAACAAGATCAACCACTTCTTCTGTGAGGTCCCTGCAGTCTTAAAGCTGGCTTGTGCAGACACCTCAGTCAacgaccaagtagacttcatccttGGGTTTAGTGTCATACTGATCCCCCTGTCCCTTATCCTTGTCATCTATGTGAACAtcttttcttccatcttgaaGATCCGTTCAGCACAGGGGCAACTGAAAGCCTTCTCCACCTGTGCATCCCATATCACTGTGGTCACCATGTTCTGTGTGCCAGCCATGGTCATGTACATGAAGCCTGGTTCTAAAGCCTCCCCAGAAGAGGACAAGAAGCTTGCCCTGTTCTACAATGTCATCTCTGCTTTTCTTAACCCTGTCATCTATAGTCTCCGGAACAAGGATGTGAAGAGGGCTTTCCTCAAGGTAACAGGCTGGGGCAGACCCCCAGAATGA